In Salinirussus salinus, the following proteins share a genomic window:
- a CDS encoding branched-chain amino acid ABC transporter permease: MTGLVLQFGPAALLETFIEGLGQAGLYVILASGLTLIFGLMGVLNFAHGAFITIGTYLGAMGLFLLSTPEASGVSAFLPLLGAFVLVFVGLMALGSLVEFGLVRRLYDRPPIDQILLTFGVATVLQQLTEVFVNLFTAGTSNQAQTPWPEPATYGPEIFGGTVDVAGLGIDGVVLMEILVGAVVVAGVYLFLTRTRYGLYIRAGSEDDEMAEALGIDIRRVFTVVFGIGSGLAGVAGTFLIWQSTYNVTVAIGAQALLPAFIVVVVGGLGTFTGTVVAAAVAGFFFEFGVLLSTNVFDFVSLPQMLLFILLVVTLVVRPTGILGEEEVGGH; the protein is encoded by the coding sequence ATGACCGGGCTCGTGCTCCAGTTCGGCCCGGCCGCCCTGCTCGAGACGTTCATCGAGGGGCTCGGTCAGGCCGGCCTCTACGTCATCCTCGCCAGCGGGCTGACGCTCATCTTCGGGCTGATGGGCGTGCTCAACTTCGCCCACGGCGCGTTCATCACCATCGGTACCTACCTGGGGGCGATGGGGCTGTTTCTCCTCTCTACTCCGGAGGCCTCGGGAGTTTCGGCCTTTCTCCCGCTTCTGGGCGCGTTCGTGCTCGTGTTCGTCGGGCTGATGGCGCTCGGCTCGCTCGTGGAGTTCGGGCTGGTTCGCCGGCTCTACGACCGGCCCCCGATCGACCAGATACTGCTCACCTTCGGGGTGGCGACGGTCCTCCAGCAGCTCACCGAGGTCTTCGTCAACCTCTTCACCGCGGGGACGAGCAACCAGGCCCAGACTCCCTGGCCCGAGCCCGCGACCTACGGCCCGGAGATCTTCGGAGGCACCGTCGACGTCGCCGGCCTCGGCATCGACGGGGTCGTCCTGATGGAGATCCTCGTCGGGGCGGTCGTCGTCGCCGGGGTCTACCTCTTTCTCACCCGGACCCGGTACGGCCTGTACATCCGCGCGGGCAGCGAGGACGACGAGATGGCAGAGGCGCTGGGGATCGACATCCGGCGGGTGTTCACGGTCGTGTTCGGCATCGGGTCGGGGCTGGCCGGCGTCGCCGGGACCTTCCTCATCTGGCAGAGCACCTACAACGTGACCGTCGCCATCGGCGCCCAGGCGCTACTCCCGGCGTTCATCGTCGTGGTCGTCGGCGGCCTCGGCACCTTCACCGGAACCGTCGTGGCCGCGGCCGTCGCCGGCTTCTTCTTCGAGTTCGGCGTGCTCCTCTCGACGAACGTCTTCGACTTCGTCTCGCTGCCCCAGATGCTCCTGTTCATTCTGCTGGTCGTGACGCTGGTCGTCCGTCCGACCGGGATCCTCGGCGAGGAGGAGGTGGGGGGCCATTAG
- a CDS encoding branched-chain amino acid ABC transporter permease, with amino-acid sequence MPAEGGRLSGATDRLGYLAAGTAAVLRSPTEGAVSRRGFSWLRDPSWVGPMLRNHLLHILVILLVFIYPGVYSIVQPSGGEGTVGVLRLLLPQESLMFEVLILALFAISFDFISGYTGYLSFGHSLFFGTGVMMVLGARADAFASANIPVLSFFGPQTPLMQVMLGAMVLAMLLAVLIGGVSFRLTGVYFAMITLGVAELARFIVVGYIGETGLQVTGGDLDWIIGLPFVGGVNLIPFRGSQVILNDVPILGTLIGVVSSLPVVGPYVPAEIQLIPLTSSYLAVGVVVVVSYFIMQRILNSPFGRVMLAIRENEERASAIGINTYYYKNAAFAISAAFGALAGVLQAGWAHQANAATAFGVLERAGPALIATIIGGIGTLAGPFYGTLFDENLVEVFDRDIKPFLGDLLGAETLQSTEVFGTNLNGVIDIWLTGQAQMYTGTVFILFILFVPGGLLGTLRIYAGGKLSHRFGDLLAGAVGRGRRRLGR; translated from the coding sequence GTGCCGGCCGAGGGAGGACGGCTGTCCGGAGCCACGGACCGGCTGGGCTATCTCGCCGCCGGGACGGCGGCCGTCCTCAGGAGCCCGACGGAGGGCGCGGTGTCGCGGCGGGGGTTCTCCTGGCTCCGTGACCCCTCCTGGGTCGGCCCGATGCTCCGGAACCACCTGCTGCACATCCTCGTGATCCTCCTCGTGTTCATCTATCCCGGGGTCTACAGCATCGTCCAGCCCAGCGGCGGGGAGGGAACCGTGGGCGTATTGCGGCTGCTGCTCCCCCAGGAGTCGCTGATGTTCGAGGTGCTCATCCTCGCGCTGTTTGCGATCTCCTTCGATTTCATCAGCGGGTACACGGGGTATCTCTCCTTCGGGCACTCGCTGTTTTTCGGCACCGGGGTGATGATGGTGCTGGGCGCCCGCGCCGACGCGTTCGCGAGTGCAAACATCCCGGTACTCTCGTTTTTCGGCCCGCAAACGCCGCTGATGCAGGTGATGCTCGGCGCGATGGTGCTGGCGATGCTTCTGGCGGTGCTCATCGGCGGGGTCTCCTTCCGGCTGACCGGCGTCTACTTCGCGATGATCACCCTCGGCGTCGCCGAACTCGCCCGCTTCATCGTCGTCGGCTACATCGGCGAGACGGGGCTGCAGGTTACCGGGGGCGACCTCGACTGGATCATCGGCCTGCCCTTCGTCGGCGGGGTGAACCTCATCCCCTTCCGGGGGTCGCAGGTGATACTGAACGACGTGCCGATACTGGGGACGCTCATCGGCGTCGTCAGCAGCCTGCCCGTCGTCGGTCCCTACGTCCCGGCGGAGATCCAGCTCATCCCGCTGACCTCCTCGTACCTCGCGGTCGGGGTCGTGGTCGTCGTCTCCTACTTCATCATGCAGCGGATCCTCAACTCCCCGTTCGGGCGGGTGATGCTCGCGATCAGGGAAAACGAGGAACGGGCGAGCGCCATCGGCATCAACACCTACTACTACAAGAACGCCGCCTTCGCGATCAGCGCGGCGTTCGGTGCACTCGCGGGCGTGTTGCAGGCCGGCTGGGCCCACCAGGCAAACGCCGCGACCGCCTTCGGCGTGCTCGAGCGCGCCGGGCCGGCGCTGATCGCGACCATCATCGGCGGGATCGGGACCCTGGCCGGCCCGTTCTACGGGACGCTGTTCGACGAGAACCTCGTCGAGGTCTTCGACCGCGACATCAAACCGTTCCTCGGCGACCTCCTGGGGGCGGAGACGCTCCAGTCCACGGAGGTGTTCGGGACGAACCTGAACGGCGTCATCGACATCTGGCTGACCGGCCAGGCCCAGATGTACACGGGCACGGTCTTCATCCTCTTCATCCTCTTCGTCCCCGGCGGGCTGCTCGGGACGCTCCGGATCTACGCCGGGGGGAAACTGAGCCACCGCTTCGGCGACCTGCTGGCCGGAGCCGTCGGCCGCGGACGCCGGCGCCTCGGCCGCTGA